The Methanobacteriaceae archaeon DNA window TTTTCGTTCCGGGTACCGTTTTACTTAGTGAAAAAGCTTCTTATCGTCTTAGAGTAGAATATCCTGTAGAATGAACCCCCTAATATGTTATTTTGTTAATTAACATTTTATTATTTATTTTACATTATTATTTTTTAATTATCAAATAATGACCATTTTACCTGATTTTGTTATGGAATATTTTTCAAACATCTGCGACTGCTTTATTAATCCCATTTCCATGAGGCCACTTAAGTGCTTGTAAACCATGGCTCGGGAAATACCTACTTTTTTACCAATGGAAATAGCCGTTAGACTCTCCTCATCCAGGACTTCTAAAATTTTTAATCGAGTATTGGACAAATCAAGTTTTAAAACAGGCAATCGAAAAGATTTATCCTGAAAACAAATAAATATAGCGTCAACAGCTTCTTTATTCGCAATGAAACTTAATAAAGAACCCGTAAAATTGGAATCATATGCCACAAAAACTTCCCCATGCTTTTTTGCACCCCTAATCACATCAGTTATTTTTTGGCAAGCTTCGATAGGATCTTGAGTTTCAATTCTCAAAGTCCCACCCTTAATAAACTTGTCTAAACACTGATCTTTATGCTCTTGCGACTGTATACATATTAAACCGTCGATTTGGGTTTTCATAGAAACATCAAATAAACAGCGACCCCTTAAATTAGTTATTAATGTTTTCATAGTATCAATTGCACCCTATTTTTCATTGGAGTTACTGAGGTTAAATAATCTATAATAAATCAGTATTAATCACCTATTCTACTAATAATTATTGTCTCATTATAATATAGATTTGTCTATTATGAAAATCTAAAATAAGGTACCTTTAAATCCAATCGCACTGAAAATATTTTTAATAAATTTAATCTTTAAATGAGGATTATAAAATGACGACAAAAAACATCACTATCTCAGGAACGGATCTTTCAACTCGAAAGATTAATCAGAAGATTAAAAAAGGATTGAGTGAAAATGAAAAGATTTTTTATATTGAAAATTCTCAAAAACTAGATTCGATTGTAGTGGGTTTACGAGAAGAATCTAATTTTAAATTAAAAGGTGAATTCGGAGATTTTGTTGGGGCATTGAATGATGGTGCTAGAATAGAAATTTCAGGCAAAACTGGACGCTATGTAGGCAATAACATGACCCGTGGCGAAATTATTATCAATGGTACTGCCGAAGATGGTGTTGGATTTGGTACATACAATGGAACCATAGTTGTGAAGGGTAATGCTGGAGATTCTATTGGCCAGTTAAATAAAGGAGGCACTATTGTAATAGACGGAAACATAGGAAAATTAGCCGGGCTTTATATGCTTAGTGGTGAAATCATAGTAACTGGTGATGCTGGGGAAGATACTGGGGACTGGATGATCGGAGGAACCATTTATGTAGGTGGCGATTTCCAGACAGGAACTAATGCTGAGGTCAGCGTACTGGAAAATTCCGATAAAAAAAAGCTTCAAAACATATTCCAAAATTATGGTATTGAAGCACCAATAGAGACTTTCAAAAAAATAGAACACCAGGAAATAAGACCGTTCTATGGATAAGAGGGATTTAAATGGTACAAATATTATTAACTGACCCTAAAAAATGTGATGGGTGTAAAGATTGTATAGAAGCGTGCGAAAAGGTAAATGGTGCCAGCGCATTATTTTTAAATAAAAGGAGTGAAGGTTATTCAGCTATTGTTTGTCAACAGTGCGTGGATCCTGCCTGTGCAAGAGGATGTTTTAAAGATTCAATTAGTCGGGAAAATGGTATAGTTAAACTAAATCAGGAATCATGTGCTGGTTGTAAGATATGCATGTTAATGTGTCCTATTGGAGGAATAACTTACACAGAAAGTGGTATGCTTAAATGCGATCAACAGTGCGTTAATGATTCTAATGATACTCCCGCCTGCGTTAGTGCGTGTGAAAGCGGGTGTTTGGAAGCAGTTGATGTTAAGGAATTTGCAACGGGCATACAAAAAGGTTTTGAATTAAGTCCCACTACCTCAAATAATTCTTTTAATTCAAATTCAACATCATCCGATCTTTCAGCAGCGACCCAGGGTCTTTGTGTTTTCTGTGGTACTTGTGAAATAGTATGTCCCACTGATGCCATAAAAGTAATTGATGGACAGCCGGAAATAAATAAAAACCTATGTATTATGTGTAATTCCTGTCTGGCCTCCTGTCCAGTTTTAATTCCCACCGGTGCCGGTAGCATATGGGATCCAAGAACCATAGCAGACATCCGATACACTTCCAAGGCAGGGAAGTATGTTTTGAGAGGATTTGGTACCGAAAGGAAACTCCCTAACTTTGATGATATCATCATATTACCTGCCCAGGCATCAATAGCTCCAGTTGACAAGTATCGGGAAGCGTGCAACACCCAGGTCGTACTAGGTACCAGGTATGCAGAAGAGCCATTAACTTTACAAACTCCTGTTTTAATTGCAGGTATGTCATTTGGTGCTCTGAGTAAAGAAAGTAAACTGGCCATGGCCAAGGGTAGCTCCATGGTTGGATCCTGTGCCAATACCGGTGAAGGTGGAATGCTACCAGAAGAAAGAGAAATGGCTGAAAATTTAGTGGTACAATATTCTTCAGGACGTTTTGGTGTTTCTTCAGACTATTTGAATGTTTCAGATGCCATTGAAGTTAAAATTGGACAGGGTGCTAAGCCTGGAATGGGTGGGCATCTTTTAGCAGAAAAGGTCAGTCAAGAAGTGGCTGAAATAAGAGGAATACCCTTGGGAACTGATGCTCTGAGCCCTGCCCGGTTTTTAGATGCTACTCGCGAAGGAGACCTTGCTAAACACATTGAACTATTAAGAGAAGTTACAGACTGGAGAGTTCCTATAATTGTTAAATTAGGTCCCGGTAGAGTTGATGAAGATGTTAAGATTGCGGCCGAGGCCGGTGCAGACATAATATCCGTGGACGGAATGGAAGGAGGAACTGGTGCTGCTCCCGAAGTAGTTATAGAACATACTGGTGTTCCTACCATGGCTTCACTGGTACAGGCGGTGAATGGCCTAAAAGAAATCGGTTTAAAAGACGAAGTAGATCTCATTATTACTGGTGGTATTCGTAGCGGTGCAGATGTGGCCAAGGCAATGGCTATGGGTGCTGATG harbors:
- a CDS encoding tributyrin esterase; amino-acid sequence: MTTKNITISGTDLSTRKINQKIKKGLSENEKIFYIENSQKLDSIVVGLREESNFKLKGEFGDFVGALNDGARIEISGKTGRYVGNNMTRGEIIINGTAEDGVGFGTYNGTIVVKGNAGDSIGQLNKGGTIVIDGNIGKLAGLYMLSGEIIVTGDAGEDTGDWMIGGTIYVGGDFQTGTNAEVSVLENSDKKKLQNIFQNYGIEAPIETFKKIEHQEIRPFYG
- a CDS encoding glutamate synthase-related protein; the protein is MVQILLTDPKKCDGCKDCIEACEKVNGASALFLNKRSEGYSAIVCQQCVDPACARGCFKDSISRENGIVKLNQESCAGCKICMLMCPIGGITYTESGMLKCDQQCVNDSNDTPACVSACESGCLEAVDVKEFATGIQKGFELSPTTSNNSFNSNSTSSDLSAATQGLCVFCGTCEIVCPTDAIKVIDGQPEINKNLCIMCNSCLASCPVLIPTGAGSIWDPRTIADIRYTSKAGKYVLRGFGTERKLPNFDDIIILPAQASIAPVDKYREACNTQVVLGTRYAEEPLTLQTPVLIAGMSFGALSKESKLAMAKGSSMVGSCANTGEGGMLPEEREMAENLVVQYSSGRFGVSSDYLNVSDAIEVKIGQGAKPGMGGHLLAEKVSQEVAEIRGIPLGTDALSPARFLDATREGDLAKHIELLREVTDWRVPIIVKLGPGRVDEDVKIAAEAGADIISVDGMEGGTGAAPEVVIEHTGVPTMASLVQAVNGLKEIGLKDEVDLIITGGIRSGADVAKAMAMGADAAYIGTGAMIAMGCRACRMCYTGKCPVGVATQDPILRERMDLDLSAMRVANYIKSMTEETKMLAQLTGHDDIRKFSTDDLRALDINAAAITGLRLIGN
- a CDS encoding ArsR family transcriptional regulator, with the protein product MKTLITNLRGRCLFDVSMKTQIDGLICIQSQEHKDQCLDKFIKGGTLRIETQDPIEACQKITDVIRGAKKHGEVFVAYDSNFTGSLLSFIANKEAVDAIFICFQDKSFRLPVLKLDLSNTRLKILEVLDEESLTAISIGKKVGISRAMVYKHLSGLMEMGLIKQSQMFEKYSITKSGKMVII